In one Nocardia tengchongensis genomic region, the following are encoded:
- the ligD gene encoding non-homologous end-joining DNA ligase yields MASKSAAPAIEVPVGEHTVRVSNPDRVYFPDTGATKLDLVRYYLSVGDGIVNALRDRPCMLHRFPKGLPGGKVHQKRLPAGAPDWIPTVQLYFPRYGRTADELCVDKLADVIWAVQMSTVEFHPWNSRRFDTELPDEWRIDLDPMPDCPWARVQRVAGVVQEVLADLGAVGWPKTSGGKGLHVYVRIAPNHGFQDVRRAALAFAREVERRAPADVTTAWWRKDRDPAQLFVDYNQNARDHTIAAAYSVRGVPEATVSTPVRWNEIPEIHPGDFTMKTVPTRYADLGDLHAGIDEAVFDLEPLLEWADRDKIDVDLDADTGD; encoded by the coding sequence GTGGCCAGTAAGTCAGCCGCCCCGGCGATCGAGGTGCCGGTCGGCGAACACACGGTGCGCGTATCCAATCCGGATCGGGTCTACTTCCCCGACACCGGAGCGACCAAGCTCGATCTGGTCCGGTACTACCTGAGCGTCGGCGACGGCATCGTCAACGCCCTCCGGGACCGCCCCTGCATGCTGCACCGCTTCCCCAAGGGCCTGCCCGGCGGCAAAGTCCACCAGAAGCGCCTTCCGGCAGGCGCTCCCGACTGGATCCCGACCGTCCAGCTCTACTTCCCCCGCTACGGCCGCACCGCCGACGAACTCTGTGTGGACAAACTCGCCGACGTGATCTGGGCGGTCCAGATGTCGACCGTCGAATTCCACCCCTGGAACTCGCGCCGTTTCGACACCGAACTGCCCGACGAATGGCGCATCGACCTCGACCCGATGCCCGATTGTCCGTGGGCGCGCGTGCAGCGGGTAGCCGGCGTCGTTCAGGAGGTGCTCGCCGACCTGGGTGCGGTGGGTTGGCCGAAGACGTCCGGCGGCAAGGGATTACACGTCTACGTACGGATCGCGCCGAACCACGGCTTCCAGGACGTCCGCCGCGCGGCTCTGGCCTTCGCCCGCGAGGTGGAGCGCCGAGCCCCCGCCGACGTCACCACTGCCTGGTGGCGCAAGGACCGCGACCCCGCCCAACTCTTCGTCGATTACAACCAGAACGCCCGAGACCACACCATCGCCGCGGCCTACTCCGTCCGCGGGGTTCCCGAAGCAACGGTCTCGACACCGGTGCGCTGGAACGAAATCCCCGAAATCCACCCCGGTGACTTCACCATGAAGACCGTCCCCACCCGCTACGCCGACCTCGGCGACCTGCACGCGGGTATCGACGAAGCCGTCTTCGACCTCGAGCCCCTCCTGGAATGGGCCGACCGCGACAAGATCGACGTAGACCTCGACGCGGACACCGGCGACTAG
- a CDS encoding FAD-binding protein produces MRTWDSSADVVVVGYGGAGVAAALAARESGAEVLALDRYLGGGATALSGGIVYAGGGTWVQRAAGVDDDVENMLAYLRAEVGDTVSERTLRKFCEESPALIDWLTGHGVPFEASLCPFKTSYPTDDYYLYYSGSENSGGFRDLATPRQRGHRAHGRGVSGKKLFGPLADSAAKHGVQVRTGTRATRLVVEDGRVVGIEATTIAGAPAAVRRRFAALAKISAKPGVYHQGLRQAVQALLARIERRHGVPVRIEARKGVILTTGGFIANGEMVAQHAPDYPWAQGLPLGTAGDDGSGITMAQAAGAATDRMDVLSTWRFIAPSSAFFGSIAVDANGQRMIDESRYGAALGAAIATSPGNKAWLLTDDRLLTEARRQLGEQSVWFQRMQAERLLRVGSVTGRTVEQVATRAGIDPAALRKTVDAHNRAIEQELPDPMGKPDDIRRPLQTGPFTLLDISFKARLTYPMPMLTLGGLVVDEETGAVRTESGSTIPGLFAAGRAAVGVCSNSYVSGLSLADCVFSGRRAGTHSVELAATH; encoded by the coding sequence GTGCGGACCTGGGACTCTTCAGCCGATGTAGTGGTCGTCGGATACGGCGGCGCGGGTGTCGCGGCGGCTTTGGCCGCGCGGGAGTCCGGGGCGGAGGTGCTCGCGCTGGACCGGTACCTGGGCGGCGGGGCGACCGCGCTGTCGGGCGGCATCGTCTACGCGGGCGGCGGCACCTGGGTGCAGCGGGCCGCCGGGGTCGACGACGACGTCGAGAACATGCTCGCCTACCTGCGCGCCGAGGTCGGCGACACGGTGAGCGAGCGGACGCTGCGGAAGTTCTGCGAGGAATCGCCCGCGCTCATCGATTGGCTGACCGGACACGGGGTTCCGTTCGAGGCGTCGCTGTGCCCGTTCAAGACCTCCTACCCCACCGACGACTACTACCTGTACTACTCGGGCAGCGAAAACTCCGGCGGCTTCCGGGATCTGGCGACGCCGCGGCAGCGCGGGCATCGCGCGCACGGTCGCGGAGTGTCGGGTAAGAAGCTGTTCGGGCCGCTCGCCGACTCGGCCGCGAAACACGGGGTGCAGGTCCGAACCGGTACCAGGGCAACACGTCTCGTGGTCGAGGACGGCCGGGTCGTCGGCATCGAAGCCACCACGATCGCCGGTGCGCCCGCGGCCGTGCGGCGGCGCTTCGCGGCGCTGGCCAAGATCTCGGCGAAACCCGGTGTGTACCACCAGGGTCTGCGCCAGGCCGTACAGGCGCTGCTGGCGCGGATCGAGCGCCGTCACGGCGTGCCGGTGCGGATCGAGGCCCGTAAGGGCGTCATCCTCACCACCGGCGGTTTCATCGCCAATGGCGAGATGGTCGCCCAGCACGCCCCGGACTACCCCTGGGCGCAGGGCCTGCCGCTGGGTACCGCGGGCGACGACGGCAGCGGCATCACCATGGCGCAGGCCGCCGGCGCCGCCACCGACCGCATGGACGTGCTGTCGACCTGGCGTTTCATCGCCCCGTCCAGCGCCTTCTTCGGTTCCATCGCCGTGGATGCCAACGGGCAGCGCATGATCGACGAGTCCCGCTACGGCGCGGCCCTGGGCGCGGCCATCGCGACCAGTCCCGGCAACAAGGCGTGGCTGCTGACCGACGACCGGCTGCTGACCGAGGCGCGCCGCCAGCTCGGTGAGCAGTCGGTGTGGTTCCAGCGCATGCAGGCCGAGCGGCTGCTGCGGGTCGGCAGCGTGACCGGCCGCACCGTGGAGCAGGTCGCCACCCGCGCGGGCATCGATCCGGCGGCGCTGCGCAAGACGGTGGACGCCCACAATCGCGCCATCGAGCAGGAGCTGCCCGACCCGATGGGCAAGCCCGACGACATCCGCCGCCCGCTCCAGACGGGACCCTTTACGCTGCTGGACATCTCGTTCAAGGCGCGCCTCACCTACCCCATGCCGATGCTGACCCTGGGCGGCCTGGTGGTGGACGAGGAGACCGGTGCCGTCCGCACCGAGTCCGGCTCGACCATCCCCGGCCTGTTCGCGGCGGGCCGGGCGGCCGTGGGCGTCTGCTCGAACTCGTACGTGAGCGGCCTGTCGCTGGCCGACTGCGTCTTCTCGGGCCGCCGCGCCGGCACCCACAGCGTGGAACTCGCCGCCACGCACTGA
- the xdhC gene encoding xanthine dehydrogenase accessory protein XdhC has translation MPDLTWVTAVARLRERREPGVLVTVAAVRGHAPRRAGAKMVVGQSHTWGSIGGGNVEAVAVERAREWIARPDAEPELMEFALNDKVVNQHGVQCCGGTVTVLLEPLPVPPAVAIFGVGHVGLELARILARHDLDLHLIDTRPEMLTAERLAPLDDAVAVIHTHHVPLLPEQVLDRLPPGTHVLIMTHDHAEDAALCDAALRAADLGTIGLIGSPAKWARFTKRLTTEGGHAPEALARIKTPIGLADITGKEPAVIAVSVAADLLRAFETDSSTGGRSVIGGRGSPGRDRAPAAGPAGSAGSGRAAPPIRPAAN, from the coding sequence GTGCCTGACCTGACCTGGGTGACGGCCGTCGCGCGGCTGCGCGAACGGCGGGAGCCCGGTGTCCTGGTCACCGTGGCGGCCGTGCGCGGCCACGCGCCGCGCCGGGCGGGCGCGAAAATGGTGGTGGGACAGTCACATACGTGGGGATCGATCGGCGGCGGCAATGTGGAGGCCGTCGCCGTCGAACGGGCCCGGGAGTGGATCGCGCGCCCGGACGCCGAGCCCGAACTGATGGAGTTCGCCCTCAACGACAAGGTCGTCAATCAGCACGGCGTGCAATGCTGCGGCGGCACGGTGACCGTGCTGCTCGAACCGCTGCCGGTGCCGCCGGCCGTCGCGATCTTCGGTGTCGGCCATGTGGGTTTGGAGCTGGCCCGCATCCTGGCCCGCCACGATCTGGACCTGCATCTGATCGATACCCGACCGGAGATGCTGACCGCCGAGCGGCTCGCGCCCCTCGACGACGCAGTCGCCGTGATCCACACCCATCACGTCCCGCTGCTGCCGGAGCAGGTCCTCGACCGGCTGCCGCCGGGCACCCACGTCCTGATCATGACCCACGATCACGCGGAGGACGCCGCGCTCTGTGACGCCGCGCTGCGCGCCGCGGACCTCGGCACCATCGGGCTGATCGGTTCCCCGGCCAAGTGGGCGCGCTTCACCAAGCGGCTCACCACTGAAGGCGGGCACGCGCCGGAAGCGTTGGCGCGCATCAAGACTCCGATCGGGCTGGCGGACATCACCGGCAAGGAGCCGGCCGTCATCGCGGTCAGCGTGGCGGCGGACCTGTTGCGCGCCTTCGAAACCGACTCGTCCACCGGCGGCCGGTCGGTCATCGGCGGGCGCGGATCTCCGGGACGCGATCGGGCACCCGCGGCCGGGCCAGCCGGGTCGGCCGGGTCCGGCCGCGCAGCACCACCGATTCGCCCAGCCGCCAATTGA
- the xdhB gene encoding xanthine dehydrogenase molybdopterin binding subunit, which translates to MSHLSQRPEHAVVGLALPHESAALHVTGTALYTDDLVYRTKDVLHAYPVQVPHAHGRITSLRTEPALRVPGVVRVLTAADVPGINDAGVKHDEPLFPTEVCFHGHAVCWVLAESLEAARLGAAAVEVEVEPLPSFVTLEEAIAAESFQGARPEVRCGDLESGFAAAAHVFTGEIQFADQEHFYLETHAALAHVDEGGQVFVQSSTQHPSETQEIVAHVLGLHNHEVTVQCLRMGGGFGGKEMQPHGFAAIAALGATLTGRPVRLRLNRTQDLTMSGKRHGFHARWRVGFDADGRVLALDATLTSDGGWSLDLSEPVLARALCHVDNLYWIPNARFRGRIAKTNKPSNTAFRGFGGPQGMLVMEDLLGRCAPLLGLDPMELRRRNFYRAGQSTPYGQLVRHPERITDTWDQVVANGEIARRTREIAAFNAEHRHVKRGLAVTGVKFGISFNLTAFNQAGALVLIYKDGSVLINHGGTEMGQGLHTKMLQVAATTLGIPLHKVRLAPTRTDKVPNTSATAASSGADLNGAAVKNACEQLRERLARVAATRLGVDASDVRIAEGVARAIGPGDAQVAWDDLVRTAYLQRVQLSAAGFYRTEGLHWDAKTMHGSPFKYFAYGSAATEVEVDGFTGAYRVRRVDIVHDVGDSLSPLIDIGQIEGGFVQGAGWLTLEDIRWDTGDGPGRGRLLTQAASTYKLPSFSEMPEVFNVSLLSHAHEDGAVYGSKAVGEPPLMLAFSVREALRQAAAAFGPAGVSVDLGAPATPEAVYWALDAARRAGAAADEFAAGESVPAGA; encoded by the coding sequence ATGAGCCACTTGTCGCAACGACCCGAGCACGCCGTCGTCGGGCTCGCACTGCCGCACGAGAGCGCCGCTCTGCACGTCACCGGCACCGCGCTGTACACCGACGACCTGGTGTACCGCACCAAAGACGTGCTGCACGCCTACCCGGTGCAGGTACCGCACGCGCACGGTCGAATCACCTCCCTGCGAACCGAACCCGCGCTGCGGGTGCCCGGGGTGGTGCGGGTGCTGACCGCCGCGGACGTGCCCGGCATCAACGACGCGGGCGTCAAACACGACGAACCGCTGTTCCCCACGGAGGTCTGCTTCCACGGGCACGCCGTTTGCTGGGTGCTCGCCGAGTCGCTCGAGGCCGCCCGGCTGGGCGCGGCGGCGGTGGAAGTGGAGGTCGAGCCGCTGCCGTCGTTCGTCACCCTCGAGGAGGCGATCGCGGCGGAGAGCTTCCAGGGCGCACGGCCCGAAGTGCGGTGCGGTGACCTGGAATCCGGCTTCGCGGCCGCCGCCCACGTCTTCACCGGCGAAATCCAGTTCGCCGACCAGGAGCACTTCTATCTCGAAACCCACGCGGCCCTGGCGCATGTCGACGAGGGCGGGCAGGTGTTCGTGCAATCGAGCACCCAGCATCCGTCCGAGACCCAGGAGATCGTGGCCCACGTGCTCGGGCTGCACAATCACGAGGTCACCGTGCAATGCCTGCGCATGGGCGGCGGCTTCGGCGGCAAGGAGATGCAGCCGCACGGCTTCGCGGCCATCGCCGCGCTCGGCGCGACCCTCACCGGACGACCGGTTCGACTGCGGCTCAACCGGACTCAGGATCTGACCATGTCCGGCAAACGGCACGGCTTCCACGCGCGGTGGCGGGTCGGATTCGATGCCGACGGGCGGGTGCTGGCCCTGGACGCCACCCTGACCTCGGACGGCGGATGGAGCCTGGACCTCTCGGAACCGGTGCTGGCCCGCGCGCTGTGCCACGTCGACAACCTGTACTGGATTCCCAACGCGCGCTTCAGGGGTCGCATCGCCAAGACCAACAAGCCGTCCAACACCGCCTTCCGCGGCTTCGGCGGGCCGCAGGGCATGCTGGTGATGGAGGACCTGCTCGGGCGGTGCGCGCCGCTGCTCGGGCTGGATCCGATGGAGCTGCGTCGCCGCAACTTCTACCGGGCCGGGCAGTCAACGCCCTACGGGCAGCTGGTCCGGCATCCCGAGCGCATCACCGACACCTGGGATCAGGTCGTGGCGAACGGTGAGATCGCCAGGCGCACACGGGAGATCGCCGCGTTCAACGCCGAGCATCGGCACGTCAAACGCGGACTGGCGGTCACCGGCGTCAAATTCGGCATCTCCTTCAACCTGACGGCCTTCAACCAGGCCGGGGCCTTGGTGCTGATCTACAAGGACGGCTCGGTGCTCATCAACCACGGCGGCACCGAGATGGGGCAGGGACTGCACACCAAGATGCTGCAGGTGGCGGCCACCACGCTGGGCATCCCGCTGCACAAGGTGCGGCTGGCGCCCACCCGAACGGACAAGGTGCCCAACACCTCCGCGACCGCCGCCAGTTCCGGGGCCGACCTCAACGGCGCGGCCGTGAAGAACGCGTGCGAGCAGCTGCGCGAACGGCTGGCGCGGGTCGCGGCGACCCGGCTGGGGGTCGACGCCTCCGACGTCCGCATCGCCGAGGGTGTCGCCCGGGCCATCGGGCCCGGCGACGCGCAGGTCGCCTGGGACGACCTGGTGCGCACGGCGTACCTGCAGCGAGTCCAGTTGTCGGCGGCCGGTTTCTACCGCACCGAAGGACTGCACTGGGACGCCAAGACCATGCACGGTTCACCGTTCAAGTACTTCGCGTACGGGTCCGCGGCCACCGAGGTGGAGGTGGACGGCTTCACCGGCGCGTACCGGGTCCGCCGCGTCGACATCGTCCACGACGTCGGCGACAGCCTGTCCCCGCTCATCGACATCGGCCAGATCGAAGGCGGATTCGTGCAGGGCGCGGGCTGGCTGACGCTCGAGGACATCCGCTGGGACACCGGCGACGGGCCCGGGCGCGGGCGGCTGCTGACCCAGGCCGCCAGCACCTACAAGCTGCCCAGCTTCTCGGAGATGCCCGAGGTCTTCAATGTCAGCCTACTGTCGCACGCGCACGAGGACGGCGCGGTGTACGGATCCAAGGCGGTGGGGGAGCCGCCGCTGATGCTGGCGTTCTCGGTGCGCGAGGCGCTGCGGCAGGCGGCCGCGGCCTTCGGGCCGGCCGGCGTGAGCGTGGATCTCGGCGCGCCCGCCACACCGGAAGCGGTGTACTGGGCGCTGGACGCGGCCCGCCGGGCCGGCGCTGCGGCGGACGAATTCGCCGCCGGGGAAAGCGTGCCCGCCGGTGCCTGA
- a CDS encoding xanthine dehydrogenase small subunit, which translates to MAIFMTVNGKATPISPTATHTTLLDFLREHGLTGAKEGCAEGECGACSVLVARPGTVEPTEWVAINACLTPALALDGQEVVTAEGLGTAAAPHPVQREMAVRGGSQCGYCTPGFVCSMAAEYYRPDRHETCAHGETGPNGFDLHALSGNLCRCTGYRPIRDAAFAVGEPAADDLLARRLASDAPEPAATDFSSGGRSFVRPATLAEALRLLRDHPDATVLAGSTDLGVEANLRGQRAEYTLAVDRLPELRELTIDADGIELGAALTLTEIERRLAGRVPLLSELFPQFASRLIRNAATLGGNLGTGSPIGDAPPVLLALEASVVFAAADGAREVELADYFTGYRSSVRRPGELIRSVRIPLPLAPVAGFHKIAKRRFDDISSVAVAFAIDIEDGMVRKARIGVGGVAATPVRAYATEAVLEERPWTESTVAEAARVLSGEGTPLDDHRASARYRSAMLGESLRKLFAENTETAGVLR; encoded by the coding sequence ATGGCAATTTTCATGACGGTGAACGGGAAAGCGACGCCGATTTCTCCCACGGCGACGCACACCACCCTGCTGGACTTTCTCCGGGAACACGGACTCACCGGAGCCAAGGAAGGGTGTGCGGAAGGCGAATGCGGCGCGTGCTCGGTTCTGGTCGCGCGGCCCGGGACGGTCGAACCCACCGAATGGGTGGCGATCAACGCGTGCCTGACGCCCGCCCTCGCGCTCGACGGACAGGAAGTCGTCACCGCCGAGGGACTGGGCACGGCCGCCGCCCCGCATCCGGTGCAGCGTGAGATGGCGGTGCGCGGGGGATCGCAGTGCGGTTATTGCACACCGGGATTCGTGTGCAGCATGGCGGCGGAGTACTACCGGCCGGATCGCCACGAGACCTGTGCGCACGGCGAAACCGGGCCCAATGGCTTCGATCTGCACGCCCTGAGCGGGAACCTGTGCCGCTGCACCGGCTACCGGCCGATCCGCGACGCCGCCTTCGCGGTCGGCGAACCGGCGGCCGACGACCTGCTGGCCCGCCGGCTGGCCTCCGACGCGCCGGAACCGGCGGCGACCGACTTCAGTTCCGGCGGGCGGAGTTTCGTGCGACCCGCGACGCTGGCCGAGGCGCTGCGGCTGCTGCGCGACCACCCGGACGCCACGGTGCTCGCGGGCAGCACCGACCTGGGAGTCGAGGCGAACCTCCGGGGGCAGCGGGCCGAGTACACCCTGGCCGTAGACCGGCTCCCCGAACTGCGGGAACTGACCATCGACGCGGACGGGATCGAACTCGGTGCGGCGCTGACCCTGACCGAGATCGAGCGCCGGCTCGCCGGGCGGGTGCCGCTGCTGTCGGAGTTGTTCCCGCAGTTCGCTTCCCGGCTCATTCGCAATGCCGCCACCCTCGGCGGCAATCTCGGCACCGGGTCACCCATCGGTGACGCGCCGCCGGTGCTGCTGGCGCTGGAGGCGTCGGTGGTGTTCGCCGCCGCCGACGGCGCGCGGGAGGTCGAGCTCGCCGACTACTTCACCGGCTACCGGAGCTCGGTGCGGCGGCCGGGGGAGCTCATCCGGTCCGTGCGCATCCCGCTGCCGCTCGCGCCGGTCGCCGGATTCCACAAGATCGCCAAACGGCGCTTCGACGATATCTCCAGTGTGGCAGTGGCTTTCGCCATCGATATCGAGGACGGAATGGTGCGCAAGGCGCGCATCGGAGTGGGCGGCGTGGCCGCCACCCCGGTCCGTGCCTACGCGACCGAGGCCGTCCTCGAGGAGCGGCCGTGGACCGAGTCCACCGTGGCCGAAGCCGCGCGGGTGCTGTCGGGTGAGGGCACGCCTCTCGACGATCATCGCGCCAGCGCCCGATATCGCAGCGCCATGCTGGGGGAGAGCCTGCGGAAACTGTTCGCCGAGAACACCGAGACCGCGGGGGTGCTGAGATGA